In Juglans microcarpa x Juglans regia isolate MS1-56 chromosome 8D, Jm3101_v1.0, whole genome shotgun sequence, the following are encoded in one genomic region:
- the LOC121243200 gene encoding coiled-coil domain-containing protein 130-like, with protein sequence MSSLAAARADNFYYPPEWTPSQGSLNKFHGQHALRERARKIDQGILIIRFEMPFNIWCGGCNSMIAKGVRFNAEKKQVGNYYSTKIWSFTMKSACCKHEIVIQTDPKNCEYVIISGAQRKTEDFDIEDAETFELPADEERGKLADPFYRLEHQEEDLQKKKEAEPVLVRLQRVSDARHSDDYALNKALRAQLRNQKKRVAEEEAVSRKRGLGIRLLPASEEDAASAAHVKFSFKFDKNTKDKRALIKAAPIFPRSSGSSMSTKRQMELESKRRKINAAAASDLLAGVYKPSSWSRGAVTSGRRR encoded by the exons ATG TCTTCACTTGCAGCTGCTAGAGCTGACAATTTTTACTATCCTCCAGAATGGACCCCAAGCCAG GGTTCTTTGAACAAGTTTCATGGTCAACATGCGTTGAGAGAGAGGGCAAGGAAAATAGACCAAGGCATATTGATTATAAG GTTCGAGATGCCCTTTAATATATGGTGTGGTGGATGCAATTCTATGATTGCTAAGGGTGTTAGGTTCAATGCAGAGAAAAAGCAAGTGGGAAATTATTATTCGACAAAG ATATGGAGCTTTACAATGAAGTCTGCATGCTGTAAGCATGAGATTGTTATTCAGACAGATCCAAAAAATTGCGAGTATGTGATCATCAGTGGGGCCCAACGGAAGACCGAGGACTTTGACATTGAGGATGCAGAGACCTTTGAACTTCCTGCAGATGAAG AAAGGGGTAAACTGGCAGATCCATTTTATCGTCTTGAACACCAGGAAGAAGATTtacagaagaagaaagaagctgaGCCGGTGCTGGTGCGTCTCCAGCGAGTATCTGATGCCAGGCATTCAGATGACTATGCCCTCAACAAGGCTCTGCGGGCGCAACTAAGA aatcaaaagaaaagagttgCTGAAGAAGAGGCTGTTTCAAGGAAAAGGGGCCTTGGCATACGACTGCTTCCAGCGTCTGAAGAAGATGCTGCCAGTGCAGCCCATGTGAAGTTTTCTTTCAAGTTTGACAAAAACACAAAGGATAAGCGAGCATTGATCAAAGCTGCTCCAATCTTTCCCAGGTCATCTGGGTCTTCCATGTCCACTAAGAGACAGATGGAATTAGAATCCAAGCGAAGGAAAATCAATGCAGCTGCGGCATCTGACTTGCTGGCTGGCGTATATAAGCCTTCATCATGGTCACGGGGTGCTGTTACTTCAGGGAGGCGCAGGTGA